A stretch of DNA from Cannabis sativa cultivar Pink pepper isolate KNU-18-1 chromosome X, ASM2916894v1, whole genome shotgun sequence:
ttttatttaatattttagttttttattttaattaataattaaaatagtataattatttgaatgatttgttttataaaaataaaatatgtgtcagtatatttagtaagtaaaacatagttgtgttataataatgtaagttattaatagtaaaatgtacattaatcttctaactgaaaaaagttctattatttcATTTgtatctaataataatattctgcttgttatatatttatagattttcacattctttgcaaattactaataagcaccaataatattttcatattctaatatttttcaaccttctcctcttggtggtaaaattaaaaataaaactaaaaataagcacaaacatataaggtaaatactaattacaacccatttcatcttctttttatttttttaagctattttatcttttctagacattttatctatatttttcttttttaaaaaataaataaaaaaaattattaatattcttttttaagataggtttgttagagagatatgtggctaagatgatttttttaatttaaaaagagattattaatatttaaaagattgtttgattttttgggtttaattattgggtttatttgttaacgggagatcaaacctaatcgttaaatttatcagaatattcttttatttttaagtatattctgttaaaccaagaaataccgttagataggtacttttaatatataaagatatataaaaaagaaataactatataattatataatctaactatattaataaaataatataataataaaaaatataatctaaTTAGTGGtgtggttagaattagaaaaaaaaaactaatattaaaatagtattctttTAGAATTGATTTTATTCTATAGAATTCACCATTGGAGTTGCCCTTAAAAGTTTTTGCTTACTTGCTTCATTGCCTAGTGAAAAAAATAGTGTAGTTACACTTTACTTTTTGCCAAGTTGTGTCTAGAGAGAGATTACGATTAGCTATTTGTGATTTTTAATAATGTTCATTGTTGTTTTGTTTTACGATCTGCGAATGGATGTGCTCACTTTCTTTTACGATTAGATATTATAATGGTTGATTTAGCTATTTGAATGAAATTATTTaccatttttcaaaaaaaaaaaaaaaagtacctacttaatattgaattaatatgtactttagcatttctcatagtAAAAGAGTACTCCTTTTAAGTGCATTAGTTTATTCGTAACACTTTTCAAGAATATCCACCTTGCATTGCATTTGCAATCTCAGAAAGAAGAATATATTTCTGACAAGGGCAATGGGCTGACTTTCAAACCCACATTGAAGATAGCTGTTTgaatcaaaaatatatataaatattgtttAAAAATGCTAAACAAGTACATTGCTTTATAATACAAGTAGTAGTACTACTACTGCTTCTACTAATTTTAAAAGGCTACCACTGTTTGTAAATGGACCTGTTTTTAGGTTGAGTCATCACTCATCAGAGAACATTCTTATATGAAACATAGTGAGTGAGCAATGTTAAAGCTTGAACTTGGTCATTCATATTAATAGACATAGGTAGGGATGGCAATTATACCTGCGGATACCCGCCCCATTAGACTTTCGGGGGCGGAGCCGGATATGGGTTTAAAGATTCATACCCGAGTTGGAAACGGGGCGGGGGCAGGGGAATAGATACCCGCCCCGAACCCGTCCTgatatgatatatgtatatatatttaaattttaaaatcataactattataattaaaataacttcaCGCTTTAGGCTTTTGTttgattatacatttttttttactatacaCACTATTCCACTTAAGTTTAttgttttactcaatttttttgattattttttttaattctctttaagacatcattttttttttcaaaaatatatataatgggTACCCGATGAAGATCCTTTTCCTCGTCGAGTAATACCCGTTCCACTCCCGCTTTAATTTAAACGAGTATTGGGACGGGTATGGGGTGAATTTAAGAAGCGGATATGGGGTGGGGGAGCAATCCCCGCACCCGCCCCGCCCCGTTTACATCCCTCGACATAGATGTTTTGGggtgttaaaataaaatgaaacaaTGAAAGAAGGGttgggtttggtttggtttggttttgttgtatatacataaaaatatatttaaggaTGGGACCTCAAAAGTTTCAATATAATATGGAAAAGAGAGGAAGTAGGGAGTTACGAGGCATAATAAAGACTACTTTTCTCTCTTTGCTTGTCAGTCTCTTCAGTAGGGCATATTCTCGTTAACCCACAAACAAAACCCTTATTTTGTTCCACTAAATtgtctttcttttttttaagcTTATTAATCATGCTTTTTTCTAATTCAACACAACAAATATAGGCACATATCTCAATGATCAAGTTTAGGgttttgtattttgtattttatttctttctttataTGGTTAATTAAGGAAATTCAAATTTAGTGTTAAGTCTATACTAAAAAAGTACTATTttggtattattattattattttttttaattctaattataacacaaaaaattacactaaaaagctatattttttattattacacaaaaaaatataatggtCTACAATATTCTACTATTAGTGAGACACTGTAGACTCTCATCAAAATAGGATAAGTTTTAGAGTTccattagaatattttataagaaaaaatacACTATATATGAGTTTTTAGTGTGCCATTGGAGATGGCCTAaatcacaaaaaatagtttattaattGTTACTCTTTGTTAAATTTTAGGGTAAATAGCAGCATAATTATTCAAAGTTTTAAATTTGTAAACGATAttaacttattatttatttttagcagtATATATACCCAATAGTTATAAAATTAtagtttttctttaatttcgTCACTCTGTTATTGTCTTAAAGAGCGTACATATAAGACCTAGATTCTAAATTATTGGGTCTAGACAAAAACATGTAATATTAATTACTTCTAaatgttcttttaataaatttaaaatggaGTTTGTACTGACGAAACTggagaaaaattaaaattttacaaacattcagtacttatgccgctaaaaataaatattggatTTATaccgcttacaaacttaaaattttaagtACTTATACTGCTATTTATCTTAAATTTTATGGGaggtattttagttttttttatgcgGTGTGAATTACTTTcaaatattcttttaataaatttaaaatagaatttGTATTGATAAAGctgaaagaaaattaaaattttacaaatattaagtatttatgttgctaaaaataaatattaaatttataccatttataaatttacaactttaagtAGCTATTTACTTTTTATGGGGGTATTTTAGTTCTTTTAACATCACATTACCTAACCTTAACCTTATACATGAGTAAAAGTAGAGTACTTTGTACTTTAGAAAGTTGAATTTAAACCTTGTTACTTATGTGGCTAGTCCTTTTCAAACacaatagttttatttttctttttgttttttcaggGCTAATAAATAATGCTTAATATATTATCAAACTATTTTAAGTGCTCACGTGAACTCTAAACAAAGAATtcaaaggtaaaaaaaaaatggtacccACCTGAAACATAAATGAACCCAAAAGAaccttctttttctttcaatgTTAAATCAAATCAAATCTAGTGTAGTAATTGTGTTTATaacccaaaaaaataaaaaaaaatctagtgtTCTTGTAAAATAATAACCAAATCTTATGAGGGATATATTTGTCTTTACTGATGATAAAATTGACAGTTCTGACTTTTTCAAAGTTTCTTAAATAAACTCATACTTAACTAACTTGATTTTATAGTAAGAAGCACAATTATACTCTCATTATTAGAAGTtgttaataataacaataattactATTAAGAAtataaaagaagagaaagatatAAAAGGTTTTTTAGGGACAAGACAAAAACTTCTCTGGTTTTTCTGCAATGGTGACCATCCTTTTACCTTAGTTTGACTCCTTTTTTATTAACCAACAAGCAccagttttcattttttttcttcctttcatggtgaagaaaatgaaaaataatagcTTTAAACTGTGTTTaagttaaaaatgaaaaatttaacacaTATTATTACCCAAACACAAGAAGAacactctcttcttctctctctttctcgagCCCCTACCTTCTTACCCACCTATGGTTCTACCTGGTCTTTAGTCTTTTACTCTGtcatcttctctctctctctctctctctctctctctctctctctctctctctctcatgtgTTTAACAAAACAGTGAGATGGTTTAGTAGCAAAAAAAGGAAATCTTTTTATGTTTCTGCTATAGCAAAGCTCTCTTTAATCAGATTAAATGGGGTTTAGGTCCCCACGAGCTACTTTTCTGGTGAAAAACCTTTCTTACTTCATACTCACCAAAAGAGAAGATGAGATGAGATGACACATATTTTGCTCTAGTACTTCTCAGATCAGAAAAACCATTTCCACATTTGGGCAGAACCCCACCTCCTTTTTTCCAGGGAGGAATATACAGATTCCTCTAAtaatcccattttttttttctttctttctccttaataaaaaataaaaaagatccCACCTTTTCAGTTATTCTGtgaaaaaaagttagaaaaatcaaaactttagaGATGGGTTGTGTTGCTTCTAAgctagaggaagaagaagaagtagtaTCCATTTGTAGAGAAAGAAAACAGAAGATAAAGTTAGCTGTGGATAAAAGACATGCTCTTGCTCAAGCTCATTGGAGGTATACTCAGTCTCTTTATGCAGTTTCAGCATCTATAAACCTCTTTGTGGCTTGCCATTCTTCTCCTTCTGCACCTTTCCTCATTACCTTCCCACCACCttgttcctcttcttcttcaccaTGTGAAAACCAGAATGTTATAACCAACCCTATGTTCCTTCAACAAATGCCATCTGAGTCAACCTGTCAAACTGTTGACTGTGGTTCATGTGCTTCCTCAACATCTTCTTCAGACTCTGAagagcaagaagaagaagaagatgaagatgaagaagaagaccaAGAACAAGAACAAGAGAGAGAAGTGATAAGAGAACAACATCATCAGCCATGTGGGTACTTCTACATGCAAATGCCACCACCTTCAATGCCATCACCACGGAGAGATTTTGGGTGGGATTTCTTTAATCCATTTGACAATGTGAACAGACCAGAGGTTATAAACGGCTACCGCCATAACTTAGATGATGAAGTTTTGAGAGTGGTGAGGGAAGAGGAAGGGATTCCTGAACTGGAGGAGGAAGAAAACAAGGTTGCTgtagctgctgctgctgctactGCTGCAGATGAAGATAATGAGGAAAAGAGAGTTGAGAATGGAACAACAACAGTAGTCAATGAAGTTACCAAGATAGATGAAGGTACTACCAATTTGAACCAGGTGGAGCCAAAGGGGTTAACTGTCATTGACACACCAGTAGAAGGAAGGGAGCTTTTGGAAGCTTTGAAGGATATTGAGGACTATTTTCAGAAGGCTTATCAATCTCTGATAGATGTTTCTAGGATGTTAGAGGCTAATGTGGATCAAATGCAGTCTGGTTTGGAAGAAATCAAAGGTGGGTctttattttttcaaagattAATCACTTGGTTGTGTTTgagtattttattagttgcaGAACAATTTCTAAGCTGAACTTCATTCAGTGTGGTGAAGATTTTAGATGggattttctatttattttcttaacttttaacATTTCCAAAAACAACTTCCAGACTTGGTTTAAACTCTAgtcacatacacatacatacacaaCAATTCCATGTTTGACCAGGTTCTTCATAGGGGCCTTCATTACAAAAGTTCACTTTTTATTCCACTTGCAATTTTTCTGTGTAATTTCTAGCTGAGAAATTTTGGCCAATCTCCTGCTTTTTGTCATGACAGGTCTGATATTCACTTCATATTTATTGGTTCATATTATGCATTTACTTTCAAATGTTTCATAACTATATTGGTGTGCTTAAAATGattcttgaattgttctattcaATACAGAAAACTCAACAAAACTAATTCAGTCTGCACGTCACCGATCCATTTCGTCTAAGCCTTCATCATGTAAGAGTCTAGTAGTATCAACCTCCAAAAGTAGTTCATCTTGGACAGAGTTTAGGAATGATCTTTTCGATGATTATGGAGGAATGGCTGCCGGAAGCCATTCACTTACACTAGGAAGAATATATGCTTGGGAGAAAAAGCTCTATGAAGAAGTGAAGGTACATTTTCTCACTTCCTAAAACTGTTTCCCTTAAGACCTTTTGTGGTGTTGTGTGTTCCTTAAAACTCATGTGATATGCTTTTTCGATGTCCAATAGGCTGGTGATAGCACAAGGAAACTGTATGAGAAAAAGTGTTCGCGCTTAAGAAATCTGGATGTTAGAGGAGATGATGAGCTAACTATGGATAAAACTAGAGCTACAGTGAAAGATTTGTATGCCAGGATCTTGGTTGCTATTAGGAGCGCTGAATCAATCTCGATAAAGATCGAGAAACTAAGAGATGAAGAATTGCTGCCTCAGATTGTTGAACTGTTGAAAGGGTATGGAAAGCGGAATGGGATACCAAGAACAGTCAAGTTATTTTAAAGGGTTTGTTGTTTCCTTGGtttaacattttgttttatCTTTGTGCAGATTAACTCGAACATGGAAACTTTTGTTGGAATCACATGAAACCCAGAATAAGATTCTGATTGAAGTGAAAACTTTCACTTGTTCTGCATTTGGGAAATTCAGTAACGAATCTCACCAGGCAGCAACGGTTCAGCTCAAGGTTGAGCTTAACAACTGGCGTGCGTGCTTTGTGGAATATGTTTCGGCCCAGAAAGCATACGTTGAAGCTCTTCACGGTTGGCTAACCAAGTTCATAGTCCCTGAAGTTGAATTCTACTCTAGAAGTAAGGGATCAGCTGTGTCCTGCAGGGTCAATGGGCCGCCATTGCTCATGATATGCCATGACTGGTTAGCCTCCATAGAGAAATTGCCAGATAAATCAGTGGCCTTTGCATTGAAAAGCTTTGCTAAAGATGTGAAGGCTCTTTTTGATCAGCAATGTCAAGAA
This window harbors:
- the LOC115702899 gene encoding protein ALTERED PHOSPHATE STARVATION RESPONSE 1, which codes for MGCVASKLEEEEEVVSICRERKQKIKLAVDKRHALAQAHWRYTQSLYAVSASINLFVACHSSPSAPFLITFPPPCSSSSSPCENQNVITNPMFLQQMPSESTCQTVDCGSCASSTSSSDSEEQEEEEDEDEEEDQEQEQEREVIREQHHQPCGYFYMQMPPPSMPSPRRDFGWDFFNPFDNVNRPEVINGYRHNLDDEVLRVVREEEGIPELEEEENKVAVAAAAATAADEDNEEKRVENGTTTVVNEVTKIDEGTTNLNQVEPKGLTVIDTPVEGRELLEALKDIEDYFQKAYQSLIDVSRMLEANVDQMQSGLEEIKENSTKLIQSARHRSISSKPSSCKSLVVSTSKSSSSWTEFRNDLFDDYGGMAAGSHSLTLGRIYAWEKKLYEEVKAGDSTRKLYEKKCSRLRNLDVRGDDELTMDKTRATVKDLYARILVAIRSAESISIKIEKLRDEELLPQIVELLKGLTRTWKLLLESHETQNKILIEVKTFTCSAFGKFSNESHQAATVQLKVELNNWRACFVEYVSAQKAYVEALHGWLTKFIVPEVEFYSRSKGSAVSCRVNGPPLLMICHDWLASIEKLPDKSVAFALKSFAKDVKALFDQQCQEQLQKRKVDSLAKELDRRVVAFQKTEGRFLELKLTENNESDAENRNEYLTEKKDQLDMLRRRLDVEKEKHHNLMLETQRMTLNGFQTGFCTVFESLIEFSKASQNMYNDLVNDNENSEKTGNMSYIEDTTKVEQNSSQMKY